Proteins from a single region of Candidatus Binatia bacterium:
- a CDS encoding cytochrome b N-terminal domain-containing protein, with the protein MLNWIEKRTGFVSMTKDFLTEDVPGGASYWYVFGSATLFAMIVQIVTGIFLTFFYAPSAATAWESTRAMYLNPYTHFLLAVHYWGASAMIALVFLHLLQVLIFGAYKSPRELQWVVGVLLLLVTLVLGLTGYLLPWDMDAYFASQVSLNITGLAPVLGPVLQHIAQGGGSMGTATINRFFGLHVWLMPAVLVLLVGAHLAIFRHNGSAGPVVEDRRTLKPGRFWPDQFFMDGAFSLIVFVIICFLAFAFPPYLDEKADPTKFFVPYPAWYFLSLFGLLALVPPEIHLGPLTISLELIATIIVPTLFLVIVLLLPWLDRSRTRSFAARARLLWATTIIVAGIAGLSIYAQVTTMIKQAAAPPSPPESVVLSASAATLPPGGAPAAGSATTASQGSATSGAGAKVFAANCASCHGAQGLGLPGTFPPLANNPVVTGDANKVIGIVLGGLHGSISVNGQAYNGQMPAWKGTLSNKDVSDVITYIRGSLGNNHASAVTEAQVAGYKP; encoded by the coding sequence ATGTTGAATTGGATCGAAAAACGCACCGGTTTCGTCTCGATGACCAAGGATTTCCTCACGGAAGACGTGCCGGGCGGAGCGAGCTATTGGTACGTCTTCGGCAGCGCGACGCTCTTCGCGATGATCGTGCAGATCGTCACGGGAATTTTCCTGACGTTCTTCTACGCGCCATCCGCAGCGACCGCGTGGGAATCGACGCGCGCGATGTATCTCAACCCGTACACGCACTTCCTGCTCGCCGTGCACTACTGGGGCGCCTCCGCGATGATCGCCCTCGTGTTCCTGCACCTGCTGCAAGTGCTGATCTTCGGTGCCTACAAGTCGCCGCGCGAGCTCCAATGGGTCGTCGGCGTACTGCTCTTGCTGGTGACGCTCGTGCTCGGGCTAACTGGCTACCTGCTGCCGTGGGACATGGATGCGTATTTTGCGTCGCAGGTTTCGTTGAACATCACCGGATTGGCGCCGGTGCTCGGCCCCGTGTTGCAACACATCGCGCAGGGCGGCGGCTCCATGGGAACGGCGACGATCAATCGCTTCTTCGGCCTGCACGTCTGGCTGATGCCGGCGGTCTTGGTGCTGCTCGTCGGTGCGCACCTGGCGATCTTCCGCCATAACGGCTCGGCCGGACCGGTCGTCGAGGACCGCCGCACGCTGAAGCCAGGCCGATTCTGGCCGGATCAGTTCTTCATGGACGGAGCGTTCTCGCTCATCGTCTTCGTCATCATCTGCTTCCTCGCGTTTGCGTTTCCGCCGTATCTCGACGAGAAGGCCGACCCGACGAAATTCTTCGTGCCGTACCCCGCGTGGTATTTCTTGTCGCTGTTCGGCCTGCTCGCGCTCGTGCCGCCCGAGATTCACCTCGGCCCGCTCACGATCAGTCTGGAGCTGATCGCGACGATCATCGTCCCGACGCTCTTCTTGGTGATCGTCCTGCTCCTTCCGTGGCTCGATCGGAGCCGCACCCGGAGCTTTGCCGCGCGAGCCAGGCTGCTGTGGGCCACGACGATCATCGTCGCCGGCATCGCCGGCCTGAGCATCTACGCCCAGGTCACGACGATGATCAAACAGGCCGCCGCACCGCCGTCGCCGCCGGAATCGGTGGTGCTCAGCGCCTCTGCGGCGACTCTGCCTCCGGGCGGCGCGCCGGCGGCGGGTTCTGCAACGACGGCATCGCAAGGCTCGGCAACGAGCGGCGCCGGAGCTAAGGTGTTCGCGGCAAACTGCGCGAGCTGCCACGGCGCGCAGGGCCTGGGATTACCCGGCACGTTTCCGCCGCTCGCAAACAACCCCGTCGTAACCGGCGACGCCAACAAGGTGATTGGGATCGTCCTCGGCGGCCTGCACGGATCCATCTCCGTCAACGGCCAGGCGTACAACGGGCAGATGCCAGCGTGGAAGGGTACCCTCTCGAACAAAGACGTATCCGACGTCATCACGTACATCCGCGGATCGCTCGGCAACAACCACGCCTCCGCGGTGACCGAGGCGCAGGTCGCGGGCTACAAGCCTTAG